The DNA segment GTCATCAGGCCGGTATCCACTCCGAGCGGTTTAACCTCACCCAGCCGGACATCTACACCCGGCAGGGTCCCATAGCCTTCGAAATACCAGCGGTGGTCCCAGTCTGTTAGTTTGTCGATGGCCCATTCGTTGTCTTCGTATCTGGCGGTGTATGCCTGGGTGTTGCCGTCGTCGTCGAACTTGTGGTAGGCAAGGACCGCTCTGCCGAGGTGGTCGAAACCGACCTTGCCGGATCCGTTGATGATCCCCCCCTGCGGCGGGATGGGGTCGACGATCACGCCGGGGGTCTCAAGTGTGATGGGCAGTTCGACTTCTTTGCCTGCCGCGGTGTACCAGTTTACGAGGTCGGGGCTTTTGGCGTAGGACAGGTCGTGGTTGGTCGAGCAGTCGGGGGTTTGTCGCCAGACCCAGGACATGTGGAACCAGCCGTCAGGGCCGACTTTGGGGCCGAGGTAGTAGGCGTTGTTTTTATCTTGACCGTCGTGCAGGGGCGTGTCGAGCAGGCGGGACCATGTCTTTGTGTCGGTGTCGTAGACGTTGTATATGTTGTTGCCGTTGCCGCTGCCGCCGTGTCGGTAGCCGAAAACGAGTCGGCCGTCCGGGAGGGTTAGGAACTTTGGATATGTGACGCGATCTTCCAGTTCGCCGGTCATTTGTTCGACCAGGACGAGGGTAGAGATGTCGTAGGGTTCGGTGGAACGGAAGTAGGTGAGGTTGTTGCCGTGCATGTTGCCGCTGAGATGTATATAGCCGTCCCGATCGAGGGCCATGGTTACGGAGTTGTGGCTGTCCCAGCCGAGGGTCGCGCTTGGTGCGGAGCCGCCGTGCGGGGGTTCCTTGCGCGGGGTTTGGGGGTGGAATTTCGTGAACTGTTCGTCGCCCAGCTTTCGCATGGCGACGGTCATTTGTCTGTCGGCGTTGTAATAGGCGGCGTACTGACGCTGGTCAGCGGTCATCAGGAAGAAACCCACCCTGTGACCCGGCCAGACTTTGTCGATGGTGATCTTGTCGGCCACGAAGGGTTTTTGAGCGTTCGGCAGTTCGGGGATGATTGTATTGCTGTCCGTTTCGGCTGCGATCACTGCCGGGTTGGGCAAAAGCGAAGCAATCAGCAGGATCGTGACAGCTATTAAAGTTGTTTGAGCGACAAATCTCATTTTCTTTCCTTAAACTAAAATATGCAGTTACGGCGGTTAGGCTGTATTTTGTGCTGTATGATACTCGATATTGGGGCGGTTGTAAAAGTCTATGTTTGCCGGTAATTGCCTCACTGGTCCTGGGTTGCGGATTTCGGTAGCGCGGAGGTGTAAATTGAATGTGGGTGCCACAGTCAATATGGCGATGGTATTTGTTCTGCTGGTAATTGGAAAGATAATTGCCGTTGGGGTGGGGATGGGGTATAATGAAGTTTAGCTATGATCTTGTTCTAGAAGCGGTTTCAAAACTCAGATTTGCCTTTCGGCGGCCCTTTTTCCGTTCGGCTGCGTTGTGCAAAACCGTCAATAGAATAGCTATGGCCGGTTTTACACGCCTTGCCGACACGAAAAAATTGCTCGCCGGCAAGCCAAAAGCAGTTTTGAAACAGCTTCTGATCTGGAGGTGAGGTATGGAACGGCGTGATTTTTTGAAACGCGGTGTATTTACGACGGGGCTATTGACAATGGACAATCTCAATCTTTTTGCTGATCCGAAAAATTGCCCGGTACGGACCGAACGGCGGCCGGGGTTTATTCCGAAACGCCAGTACGGCAAGACCGATCTTATGCTTTCGGTGATCGGGTTCGGGGGCATTGTCGTGATGGGGCATGAACAAAATCAGGCCAACCGCATCGTGGCTGAGGCTTTCGAGCGGGGCGTGAACTATTATGACGTCGCGCCGTCGTATGGCGATACCGAGGCCGAGACCAAGCTGGGGCCGGCGCTGCAGCCGTATCGCGACCGGGCGTTCCTGGCGTGCAAGACGACCGAGCGGACCTATGCGGGGGCGAAGGAAGAGTTCGAGGCCTCGCTGAAGCGGCTCAAGACCGATCATTTCGACCTGTATCAGCTTCACGCGATCACGGACGTGGAAAAGGATGTGGATGCAGCGTTCGCCGAGGACGGTGTGATGAAACTGCTGCGGGAGGAAAAGAAGAACGGCCGAATACGGTACCTGGGGTTTTCGGCGCATTCGCATGCGGCGGCGCTGGCGGCGATGGACCGTTTCGATTTTGACTCGGTGCTGTTTCCGGTGAATTTTGCGGGGTATCTGGAGGGCGGGTTCAGTCCCGAGGTGATCGAGAAGGCCCGCGAAAAGCAGATGGCGATTTTGGCATTGAAGATGCTTGCGCGGCAGCGGGCGCCGAAGGAGGACCCGGTCCGCCGGCAGTATCCGAAGTGCTGGTATCAGCCGATTACGGATCCTGATGAGGCTAAGCTGGCGATGGCGTTTACGCTAAGTCAGCCGGTGACCGCTGCGATACCGCCGGGGCATGTGGATCTGTTTCGGATGGCGCTGGATGCGGCGACGGAGTTGGAACCGGTGACCGAACAGCAGATGCGGAAGCTGAAAAGCTGGGCGGCCGAGCTGAACCCGATCTTTTCGCATGAGGCGTGAGCGGTTAGGATTTGCAGGAGGAATTTTCTAAAAACTCAGGAGTTGCTGTGCCAACATTGTTTAAGCCGATTTGTGTAACGATAATTTGTTCTTTTGTCGGGGCATTGATTTCCTACGCGATTATTGTATTTGGGGACTTGTACTATGGAATGGCCAGTAGAGAGGTGTTTATTGGAATAGGAGGGGTGGTTTTAAGCATTGCTGGAATCCACGCGTATAGTTTAATTGGAAGGCATAAGCCAAAGCCTTTAATGCTTGCTTTGGTGCCAATAATTACTTTTGTTTGTGTAATGATTTCATCTCTGGCTTATGGTTTTTTGTGTTATTTAGTTGCAAGTATAACGCCTATTAATGACATCTTCTGGGGCCTAATGGTGTACATTGCGTTTTATGCCCCGAGCAATGTCTTTGTGCTCTATTATTTACTCATTCATCGTCATACTATGCCCCTGCCAGAAAAATGAATCGGAAAGGGACGACGGGAAATCGGAGACGAGATGGCGATTAAGCTGCTGCCTGCCCCTAATTTGGGTTGTGAAAATTCGGCGTTCTTTCCCCCTTCAAAATGGGTTTGTGTTCTGCTATAATGGGCGATAATTGTGTGGAATTTGGGGCAGGCGGGTCTTGAACGGGCTTGCCCGGAGAAAAAGCAGGTCTAATCAGGGATTAAAATGAAGTCCGCCGCAGGGATGCAGTCAAAAAAGTGGAACCTACGCTCGATCAATCCTCTTGCTGATGAGTTTGCGTCGAAGCTGCGCATTCCCGGCTTTCTTGCCCAGGTGCTGTTGAATCGTGAGCTGGATACGCCTACGATCGCGGAAAAATTTCTCAATCCCAAGCTCAGCGACCTGATCGAGCCGGAGAAGATGCCCGGCGTGCCGAAAGCGGTCGAGAGGGTCGCGAAGGCGATCACGTCCAAAGAAAAGATAGCGATCTACGGCGATTACGACGTGGACGGCATCACCTCGACCGCGATACTGTGGCACCTGCTGCGGATGGTCAACGCGAACGCGGAATACTACATCCCGCACCGGATCGACGAGGGCTACGGGCTGAATGCGGACGCGATCAGGCAGATCGCCGAGAACGGGACCGATTTGCTGATCACGGTTGACTGCGGCATAAACGCGAATGACGAGATCGCGCTGGCGCGTGAGCTCGGGATGGACGTGATCGTGACGGACCATCATCAGCTTCCCGACGAGCTGCCGGCGGCGACGGCGATCGCGCATCCACTGCTGGACGGCGACTATCCGAACCCGGATTCGGCAGGCGCGATGGTCGCGTTCAAGCTCGCGTGGGCGATCGTCAACAAGGCCAAGCCCACCGCGCAGACGCCGCCCAAGCTGCGGCAGTTTTTGCTGAACGCGACGACGCTGGCGGCGATGGGCACAATCGCGGACGTGGTCGATCTGCGAAACGAAAACCGCATACTGACGTCGTACGGGCTGAAGGCTCTGCCGGACTCGAAACTGACCGGCATACGTGCGCTGATCGAGTCGGCGGACCTTACGGGCGAGACGCTGGACTCGTACCATATCGCGTTCCTGCTCGCGCCCATGCTGAACGCGGCGGGGCGAATGGGGCATGCGCGGCTGGCGGTCGAGCTGCTGACCAGCGATAACGAGATGGACTGCTTTCAGACAGCACGGTATCTGAAGGAGCAGAACAAGCTTCGCCAGAAGTGTCAGCGGGATATTTTTACGCAGGCTAAGGAGATGATCGGGCATGCCAAGCTGAATCATCCGGACCGCAAGACTATCGTGCTGGCGAAGGAGGAATGGCATACGGGCGTTATCGGCATCGTCGCATCGAAGGTTGTCGACCGCTATTACCGGCCTTGCATAATGCTGAACGCCGACGGCGAATTCGCGCAGGGGTCGGCACGTTCTATCGAGGGTTTCGATCTGTATGCGGCGCTGCAGGCGTGTTCGGAGCATCTGGAAACGTACGGCGGGCATACCATGGCGGCGGGGCTGAAGCTCAAGAAGGAAAATATCGCGGCGTTTACGCAGGCGTTCGAGGATTATGCACGCGAGAACATCCACCCCGACAAACTCGTCTCGATGCTGGACATCGACGCTTTGTGTCCGATCTCGGAATTCACCGAGTCCAGCGTGGGGCATTTGCGTCGACTCGAGCCGTTCGGCCAGGGCAACCCGAAGCCGGTCTTCGCAACCAAGGCGGTGCACTGCATCTCGCCGCCTCGCAGAGTCGGCGCGAAGGGCGACCACCTGCAGATCGCGATATCGGATAATACTTCGGCGGTTCGGTGTATTGGGTTCGGCATGGGTAAGCTCGAAAAGAAGCTCGTCGAGTCGGACTGCTTTCACGTCG comes from the Anaerohalosphaera lusitana genome and includes:
- a CDS encoding BNR repeat-containing protein, with the translated sequence MRFVAQTTLIAVTILLIASLLPNPAVIAAETDSNTIIPELPNAQKPFVADKITIDKVWPGHRVGFFLMTADQRQYAAYYNADRQMTVAMRKLGDEQFTKFHPQTPRKEPPHGGSAPSATLGWDSHNSVTMALDRDGYIHLSGNMHGNNLTYFRSTEPYDISTLVLVEQMTGELEDRVTYPKFLTLPDGRLVFGYRHGGSGNGNNIYNVYDTDTKTWSRLLDTPLHDGQDKNNAYYLGPKVGPDGWFHMSWVWRQTPDCSTNHDLSYAKSPDLVNWYTAAGKEVELPITLETPGVIVDPIPPQGGIINGSGKVGFDHLGRAVLAYHKFDDDGNTQAYTARYEDNEWAIDKLTDWDHRWYFEGYGTLPGVDVRLGEVKPLGVDTGLMTLNYRHVKYGSGTWLLDEQLEKIGTVDLPRRFPPQVTKVTSKFPGMTRRISIDKNSSRTDNTKYVMAWESLGSRRDKPLNGPLPDPSKLTLYEIKYKD
- a CDS encoding aldo/keto reductase is translated as MERRDFLKRGVFTTGLLTMDNLNLFADPKNCPVRTERRPGFIPKRQYGKTDLMLSVIGFGGIVVMGHEQNQANRIVAEAFERGVNYYDVAPSYGDTEAETKLGPALQPYRDRAFLACKTTERTYAGAKEEFEASLKRLKTDHFDLYQLHAITDVEKDVDAAFAEDGVMKLLREEKKNGRIRYLGFSAHSHAAALAAMDRFDFDSVLFPVNFAGYLEGGFSPEVIEKAREKQMAILALKMLARQRAPKEDPVRRQYPKCWYQPITDPDEAKLAMAFTLSQPVTAAIPPGHVDLFRMALDAATELEPVTEQQMRKLKSWAAELNPIFSHEA
- the recJ gene encoding single-stranded-DNA-specific exonuclease RecJ; protein product: MKSAAGMQSKKWNLRSINPLADEFASKLRIPGFLAQVLLNRELDTPTIAEKFLNPKLSDLIEPEKMPGVPKAVERVAKAITSKEKIAIYGDYDVDGITSTAILWHLLRMVNANAEYYIPHRIDEGYGLNADAIRQIAENGTDLLITVDCGINANDEIALARELGMDVIVTDHHQLPDELPAATAIAHPLLDGDYPNPDSAGAMVAFKLAWAIVNKAKPTAQTPPKLRQFLLNATTLAAMGTIADVVDLRNENRILTSYGLKALPDSKLTGIRALIESADLTGETLDSYHIAFLLAPMLNAAGRMGHARLAVELLTSDNEMDCFQTARYLKEQNKLRQKCQRDIFTQAKEMIGHAKLNHPDRKTIVLAKEEWHTGVIGIVASKVVDRYYRPCIMLNADGEFAQGSARSIEGFDLYAALQACSEHLETYGGHTMAAGLKLKKENIAAFTQAFEDYARENIHPDKLVSMLDIDALCPISEFTESSVGHLRRLEPFGQGNPKPVFATKAVHCISPPRRVGAKGDHLQIAISDNTSAVRCIGFGMGKLEKKLVESDCFHVAYEPQLNTWNGNTSVQFVLKDISFE